The window CACTTGCAGTTGCCCAGACATCTCTGATGTTTAAGCGTGGAAATCCCTCGCGTCAGAACGGAGAGCCAACATGGAAATCGACGAGAATGCCCCTGGGAACAAATCCCAGCAGGACGTAACCCGTGGCACGGATAATGAAACAGGCCACGATCCCAAGAAGGACGGCCCCGAGGTTCCATTGCCGGCGGATGATGAGGCTCCTGTCGAGGAGGATATGTCTGATGTGGAGGCCGCCGATTCGGTGGCCAGTGAGCATCCCGACGCTTAGCTTTTGTCCTTGCTGATTTATGTAAAAAGCGGACGACTTATGAGTCGCCCGCTTTTTGTAGGTCTCAGTTTCTAAAAGCAAGGACTCGGTCCGATTGTCTACCGCTTGCGCTGACATCAATCCGGGGATCTGCTTGATCTTGCGCGAAAAAATGATGCTGGTATGGTGGCGCCTCGTTTAAATCAGCGTTCAAGAGGGATCTTCTATGCACTCATTTTTCGCCAAGACCTTTGGGGGTCTTACTACCAGCTATTACATCCGTCAGTTCCTTTTTGGGCTGGTGTTCGCTGTGATGATCATCTCTTTGGCGGCCAATGGCCCTGGAGGAATCGGTGCCAAGCCTGGGCTGATTGTGTTGGCGGTCATCAACTCATTGCTCTATCCGTATTCTCGGTTCGTCTACGAAAGCGTTGTTGGCTACATCATGGGTAACAACGTTTTTTTCGTGAATGCGCTGTTCATGCTGATGGTGAAGGTTTTCACCATGGCGATGTGCTGGTCGTTGGCGATTTTCATAGCGCCGGTGGGGCTGGCGTACCTGTTCTGGCGTAACAGCCGGTCGGCGGTTGAGTAAGTCAGCAGTTCAGTGCGCTCGCAGTGATAACTGACGAGAATGGCTAAAGGAAGCCCTACATTGAATCGTAGGGCTCCCAATGACTTCTTTGCTGACACGGTTCCTGTCTTGCGGCCCTGGGTTGTTCAAGTGACGCAGCAAATATTTTAAGAGGCCATCTCTTGTCGAACGTAGAATCTCGTCTGCATGAACTAAAGCTCCATCACATCTACGACGGCTTCAAACAGCTGCTCCCCATTTCTCTGTTCGTCGTTGTATTCGGCGTCGCCTTTGGCCTGGCCGCAGCGCAGTCGGGGTTGAGTGATGTTTCAGCCGTGCTCATGAGCACGCTGGTATTCGCCGGCGCTTCTCAATTTGCTGCGCTGGATCTGTGGGGCCAACAGGTCCCGGTCGTTCCGTTGATGATCACCGTCTTTGCCATCAACGCCCGGCACCTGTTGATGGGCGCCACGCTCTACCCATGGCTACGGGAGCTGCCGGTTGCCAAGCGTTATGGGGTGATGCTGGTGGTCTCGGACGCCAACTGGGCCATGGCGATGCAAGCGTTCAGCCGTGGAAAACCTGGGCTGGGGCTTTTATTTGGCGGTGGCATCGCGCTCTGGGTTGCCTGGATCCTGGGCAGTTGGCTGGGGCTGCACTTTGGCAGCGCCATTGAAGACCCGGTCAGTTTCGGGCTCGACATGGTGATGGGGTGTTTCCTGTTGGCGATGGTCGTGGGCGGGAAGAAGAACCTGCGCATGCTCATCATCTGGACGGTGGCGGCCTGTTCATCGCTGTTGGCCTACTGGTATCTGCCGGCTAACAGTCATGTCGTGGTGGGGGCTTTGGCGGGAGGTATTCTGGGCGCGTTGTGGATGGAGAAAAAACAATGAATATCGACGCTGCGGGCCATGGCACCCTGATCATCATCCTGATCATGGCCATCGTGACGTTGGCGACCCGCTGGGGCGGTGTTTTCGTGATGTCGTTCGTGCCGATCAACTATCGGGTGCAGCAATTCATCACGGCAATGTCCGGCTCGGTATTGGTGGCCGTGCTTGCCCCGTTGGCGATCGAGGGTGACAACGGCGCGCGCCTGGCTTTGCTGAGCACCGCAATCATCATGGTGATCGTGAAGAAACCTCTGCCGGCGATTGCGGCCGGGATACTTGCAGCCGCTTTGGTCAGGCAGTTCTGAAACCATGTCGCCCGCTCACAAGCGGGCGATGAATTCCAAGTAACACAGGTCAGAAGTTCAGGGCCAATGCCTCCCCAAACGAGTGGTCCTGAACGCCGGCCATGAAGTGCAGTGGCATCTTCTGTTTCGCCTCGACCGGCGCAATGTCAAAACTACCGACTATTTGACTGTGAAGTGCACGTAGCCGTATCGACTCTTCTTCCTTTGCCTTTGCCATTCTCGCGTGGTTCGCTGCGATTTCATTGAGAGTTGACACGGTACATCTCCGGTGACTGACCAGCAGTGATAAGACGGCCGCCGCGTCAGGGTTACGTCGCCCTGGGGCTGCCATGACAAGTCGGTGCAAACCCTGAGCCAGACGTGGCGGCGAAATGCGCGTCACCTTCCATTAGCGACGAATGGTGGGCACCGGGAAACTCTAACCGCCCACAGATGAATATTTAAAGACGCGGGGGACTTCTCAAGCGTCTGTGTCGGCGCCATAGCCGGCCGGCATGCCTGCCGTCTTGCTGAAGAACGCGACCACGGTGATGCCGATCAGGCTGGTGGCAAGCGCCAGCAGCAGGATCACCTGCTGCGTTCCGACGGGCGCTGCCAGCAGCGCGACCAACAGCCCCGCCAAGGGCTGTGACAGGTTGTTGAGCAGGGTAATGACGCCGACAGTCTTGCCAAAATCCCTGGCTGGAATGACCTGCTGGCGAATGCTGCGTATGTAGACGTTGAACATCTTGTCGAAGCCGACGATCAGCAGAAATCCGACGATGTAACCCCATACTGTCGGGCTGAGTGCTGTGATGAAGGCGCCGGCGGCGATCAGCGTGTAAGACACGCTGCCCAAGACTCTCAAGGGCAAGGTCACCCGCGCCAGGAAGAACAGAATGATGATGGTGGTCACGGCCCCGGCTGCCTGTAACCAGGCGTAGTAGTCCTTGCCGGCGCTGTACTCGCCGATCACCATGGCCGCCGAGGTGGCGAGGGTGACGCCGATGATCAGGTTGACCCCTACGGCCAGGCCGATGATTTTTTTCAGCTCGGCCAGGTTGCGGATGTGACCGAAGGCAATGCGCAGCGGGTTCAGCCAGACGTCGTGATGTTGTTCGAAGGTTTCCAGCGTCACCGCGCTGGTCCGCTGCCAGAACAGCATCGCCAGGTCCGCCAGCAGGAACAGTACGGCAATCGCCAGCACCACCCAGTGCCAGGCCCATACCTCCAGCATCAGCGCGGCGATCAGCGGGCCCAGCACCAGCCCGGTCTGGTCGGCGATCTGC is drawn from Pseudomonas rhizophila and contains these coding sequences:
- a CDS encoding AzlC family ABC transporter permease, coding for MSNVESRLHELKLHHIYDGFKQLLPISLFVVVFGVAFGLAAAQSGLSDVSAVLMSTLVFAGASQFAALDLWGQQVPVVPLMITVFAINARHLLMGATLYPWLRELPVAKRYGVMLVVSDANWAMAMQAFSRGKPGLGLLFGGGIALWVAWILGSWLGLHFGSAIEDPVSFGLDMVMGCFLLAMVVGGKKNLRMLIIWTVAACSSLLAYWYLPANSHVVVGALAGGILGALWMEKKQ
- a CDS encoding AzlD family protein is translated as MNIDAAGHGTLIIILIMAIVTLATRWGGVFVMSFVPINYRVQQFITAMSGSVLVAVLAPLAIEGDNGARLALLSTAIIMVIVKKPLPAIAAGILAAALVRQF
- a CDS encoding MFS transporter, translating into MRKDYLAFFVSMFLSRLADQILLFIVPLIVFQTTQSVSWAGLAFFVESLPRFLSFPICGALCDKFSPIRILHISQVYRAVMCIAAVVLFMIFGGIYWIVALSAVCGVLTTQGIMAREVVMPYIFKHYTYTKTLSYSQIADQTGLVLGPLIAALMLEVWAWHWVVLAIAVLFLLADLAMLFWQRTSAVTLETFEQHHDVWLNPLRIAFGHIRNLAELKKIIGLAVGVNLIIGVTLATSAAMVIGEYSAGKDYYAWLQAAGAVTTIIILFFLARVTLPLRVLGSVSYTLIAAGAFITALSPTVWGYIVGFLLIVGFDKMFNVYIRSIRQQVIPARDFGKTVGVITLLNNLSQPLAGLLVALLAAPVGTQQVILLLALATSLIGITVVAFFSKTAGMPAGYGADTDA